In a single window of the Flavobacterium sp. W4I14 genome:
- a CDS encoding UDP-N-acetyl-D-galactosamine dehydrogenase (product_source=KO:K02474; cath_funfam=3.40.50.720; cog=COG0677; ko=KO:K02474; pfam=PF00984,PF03720,PF03721; superfamily=48179,51735,52413; tigrfam=TIGR03026), which yields MYQTIEPIKMAVIGLGYVGLPLAVEFAKQHKVVGFDILERRIDELNAGNDTTLEIDKSTLNSVLSFSCSTLKGLFCTNKTDELSSCKVYIITVPTPVDKNNRPDLTPLIKASSLVGSVLKKGDIVVYESTVYPGATEEDCVPVLSSKSGLVFNQDFFVGYSPERINPGDKEHTVANIRKVTSGSTPEAATKIDELYKSIIKAGTYKASSIKVAEAAKVIENAQRDINIAFVNELAMIFNELGIDTSEVLAAAGTKWNFMNFKPGLVGGHCIGVDPYYLAQKAQEIGYHPEIILAGRRVNDGMGAYVAAQLIKKMVYNGKCIIGSEVLILGFTFKENCPDIRNTKVIDIVKKLQEYKVKVTIHDPWVDAEQARIHYGIVCEDRESINRKYDGVLLAVAHQAFSDLNLESLCKTDTVVYDIKSHLPIAAVNARL from the coding sequence ATGTACCAGACGATAGAACCTATAAAAATGGCTGTTATAGGATTAGGATATGTTGGCCTACCACTAGCAGTAGAATTTGCAAAGCAACATAAGGTTGTTGGTTTCGATATTCTTGAACGCAGAATTGATGAACTTAATGCTGGTAATGATACAACTTTAGAGATAGACAAATCAACGCTTAACTCAGTGTTAAGCTTTAGTTGTAGTACGCTAAAGGGATTATTTTGCACCAATAAAACTGATGAATTGAGTTCTTGTAAGGTGTATATTATTACCGTGCCAACACCGGTTGACAAAAATAATAGACCAGATCTAACTCCACTAATTAAAGCAAGTTCGCTTGTTGGTAGCGTACTTAAAAAAGGCGATATCGTTGTGTACGAATCAACGGTTTATCCAGGAGCAACTGAAGAAGACTGTGTTCCGGTTCTATCCAGTAAATCAGGTCTAGTATTCAACCAAGATTTTTTTGTTGGCTATTCTCCAGAACGTATTAACCCGGGAGATAAAGAACATACTGTTGCAAACATTAGAAAAGTGACTTCAGGCTCTACTCCCGAAGCGGCAACAAAAATAGATGAGTTATATAAATCAATTATAAAGGCCGGAACGTACAAGGCTTCATCCATCAAAGTTGCTGAGGCAGCAAAGGTAATCGAAAATGCCCAACGCGATATTAATATTGCATTTGTAAATGAACTAGCCATGATTTTTAATGAATTAGGTATAGACACTTCTGAGGTACTTGCGGCGGCTGGTACAAAATGGAATTTCATGAATTTCAAACCAGGTTTAGTTGGAGGTCACTGTATTGGAGTAGATCCATACTATTTGGCACAAAAGGCTCAGGAAATTGGTTATCACCCCGAAATTATACTTGCAGGTCGACGCGTTAACGATGGTATGGGTGCTTACGTGGCGGCACAATTGATCAAAAAAATGGTTTATAATGGTAAGTGTATAATTGGCTCTGAGGTACTGATTTTAGGTTTCACATTTAAAGAAAACTGCCCGGACATACGTAATACGAAAGTAATTGATATTGTTAAAAAACTACAAGAGTATAAGGTTAAGGTAACTATTCATGATCCTTGGGTAGATGCCGAACAAGCAAGAATTCACTATGGTATTGTTTGTGAAGATCGGGAGTCTATAAATCGTAAATACGATGGTGTTTTATTAGCAGTAGCTCATCAGGCATTTAGCGATTTGAATCTTGAAAGTTTATGTAAAACCGATACGGTAGTTTATGATATAAAGTCGCATCTGCCCATTGCAGCTGTGAATGCTCGCTTATAA
- a CDS encoding transcriptional antiterminator RfaH (product_source=KO:K05785; cath_funfam=3.30.70.940; cog=COG0250; ko=KO:K05785; pfam=PF02357; smart=SM00738,SM00739; superfamily=50104,82679) — protein sequence MDPQIPGRKPLDKKWLVIYVRPRWEKKTDQLLQEQGIESFCPVTTVQNQWADRKKMVSKPLFNGYVFVRIDDRDLTKVRYTMGVMNFIYFMGKPAVIRDSEIDQLKEVIKNYNDVRVVGLEELSAGDRVMIKSGLFHNREGNVIKVQGQNVLMCFDHLECALITQVPVNQIVKTNTQSTQLCTRR from the coding sequence ATGGACCCTCAAATTCCGGGCAGAAAGCCCTTAGACAAAAAATGGCTCGTGATTTACGTTAGACCCCGTTGGGAAAAAAAAACCGATCAATTGCTACAAGAACAAGGCATAGAAAGTTTTTGCCCTGTAACAACGGTGCAAAACCAATGGGCCGACAGAAAAAAAATGGTAAGTAAGCCCTTATTTAATGGTTATGTATTTGTTAGGATTGATGATAGAGATCTCACCAAAGTGAGATATACGATGGGGGTGATGAATTTCATTTATTTTATGGGTAAACCAGCTGTGATTAGAGACAGTGAGATTGATCAATTGAAAGAAGTAATAAAAAATTATAACGATGTACGGGTGGTTGGTTTAGAAGAACTTTCTGCTGGCGATAGGGTGATGATAAAAAGCGGCCTATTTCATAACCGCGAAGGTAATGTTATTAAAGTGCAGGGCCAGAATGTACTCATGTGTTTCGATCACCTTGAGTGCGCATTGATCACTCAAGTGCCTGTCAATCAAATTGTAAAAACAAATACTCAATCTACACAACTATGTACCAGACGATAG
- a CDS encoding tyrosine-protein kinase Etk/Wzc (product_source=KO:K16692; cath_funfam=1.10.8.60,3.30.70.330,3.40.50.300; cog=COG0489,COG3206; ko=KO:K16692; pfam=PF02706,PF13614,PF13807; superfamily=52540; tigrfam=TIGR01007; transmembrane_helix_parts=Inside_1_23,TMhelix_24_46,Outside_47_763): protein MRSVQNLKGLNDFTETLTRFVKNWPYFLICIIASLAFVYGKIYFTSPQYKISSTLLIQDDKNGAAMSNTTAFSELNMFQTVKTVDNEIEILKSRDLIYKVLSKLNLETTYHKKVNYKTIELYGKTLPINVEVLNLKSGAYARNISIVGISDSLFKLVDNQKSVVVPYGSVIQTTNFSIRVNKGPAYKQEFGDVFVKFRDLYALTEAYSLANLKIFPVVKDANTVVISINDNLTQRGVDILNELIQEYNNHINTSKQVIAHNTIKFIDDRLKSLVSDLSGTEKNIENFKQQNQISDVNIDAQLNTSRSSEYDQMLSSSTTQLNLIKSIEKYFNSKQGESALAPSAMGIKDPVLNVMIAKFNELQLEKNRMLRTASAENPLVLNLNGQLASLKVNILENLNSIKNGYEIERSGLLSNYSQYKGKSNAVPFLERGLLELSRKQSVKSGIYQYLIQKREETALSLSTTVPTFQIIDKPAYNTAPESPKTDLLYLCGFLFGCFVPASVIYVKGFFNNKVTDARSIELTGAKLLGELSHNLDKHTNVFQKDNRSTISELFRYIRMNLGFMTSEGSNKVILVTSSMKGEGKTFFSINLATTLGMLDKKVVILEFDLRRPALLNKLEQSSKLGLSDYLMDKKISLDDVIQPVSLAENVSVIGCGEIPAYPAEVMESPRVEELVKSLKERFDYVIIDTSPVGQVADAFSLAPYVDVSIYLVRYNYTNNYQLSILKDISDENKLKNLLVVFNDAKRDKNQKYNYSGYGYAMAN, encoded by the coding sequence ATGAGATCCGTACAAAATTTAAAAGGCTTAAACGATTTTACTGAAACCTTAACAAGATTTGTTAAAAATTGGCCATACTTTCTAATCTGTATAATTGCTTCATTAGCATTTGTTTATGGGAAAATATATTTTACTTCGCCACAGTATAAGATAAGTAGTACATTGCTTATACAAGACGATAAAAATGGGGCAGCAATGTCTAACACAACGGCATTCAGCGAGTTAAATATGTTTCAGACAGTGAAAACTGTTGACAACGAAATAGAAATTTTAAAGTCAAGAGATTTAATCTATAAAGTTCTAAGCAAACTGAATCTGGAAACAACTTATCATAAAAAAGTGAACTATAAAACTATAGAGCTTTATGGTAAAACGCTACCGATAAATGTTGAGGTACTTAATCTAAAAAGTGGTGCCTATGCCAGAAACATTAGTATTGTAGGTATCAGCGACTCGCTATTTAAACTTGTGGATAATCAAAAAAGTGTGGTTGTACCATATGGTTCAGTGATACAGACTACGAATTTCTCTATAAGAGTTAATAAAGGCCCGGCTTACAAGCAAGAGTTTGGTGATGTGTTTGTTAAATTCAGAGATTTATACGCATTAACCGAGGCGTATAGTCTGGCAAACCTAAAAATATTTCCCGTAGTTAAAGATGCAAATACAGTTGTGATAAGCATAAATGATAATTTGACACAGCGAGGTGTAGATATATTAAATGAATTAATACAGGAATATAATAATCACATTAACACCAGTAAACAAGTTATAGCCCATAATACCATCAAATTTATAGATGATAGGTTAAAATCATTAGTTAGCGATCTGTCTGGTACAGAAAAGAACATTGAAAACTTTAAGCAGCAAAATCAAATCTCCGATGTTAATATTGATGCTCAATTAAATACTTCAAGATCATCTGAATACGATCAAATGTTGTCTTCGTCAACAACGCAGTTAAATCTGATCAAATCAATAGAAAAATATTTCAATAGCAAACAGGGGGAGAGCGCGTTAGCACCCAGTGCAATGGGAATTAAAGATCCTGTATTAAACGTCATGATTGCAAAGTTTAACGAATTGCAGTTAGAAAAAAACCGAATGCTACGTACAGCAAGTGCAGAAAATCCTCTTGTACTTAACTTAAATGGCCAATTAGCAAGCTTGAAAGTAAATATCTTAGAAAACCTAAATTCCATTAAAAACGGGTATGAGATTGAACGGAGTGGCTTACTTTCCAATTATTCTCAATATAAGGGTAAAAGCAATGCTGTGCCGTTTTTAGAACGTGGATTGTTGGAATTAAGCCGTAAACAAAGCGTAAAATCAGGAATATATCAATATTTAATCCAGAAACGTGAAGAAACCGCTCTGTCTTTATCTACAACTGTGCCTACATTTCAAATTATTGATAAGCCCGCTTACAACACTGCCCCAGAATCACCAAAAACAGATTTGCTTTATCTCTGTGGTTTCTTATTCGGCTGTTTTGTACCGGCAAGTGTAATATATGTTAAAGGATTTTTTAATAATAAGGTAACTGATGCCAGAAGTATTGAGTTAACTGGAGCAAAATTGTTGGGCGAACTTTCTCATAATCTCGATAAACATACAAACGTTTTTCAAAAAGATAATCGCTCTACGATATCAGAATTGTTTAGGTATATCAGAATGAACCTTGGTTTTATGACCAGCGAAGGTAGTAACAAGGTAATTTTAGTAACCTCTAGTATGAAGGGAGAGGGAAAAACATTCTTTAGTATCAATCTAGCAACCACTTTAGGTATGCTAGATAAAAAAGTGGTCATCCTTGAATTTGATTTAAGGAGACCGGCACTGTTGAATAAATTAGAACAATCCTCAAAATTGGGCTTATCAGATTATCTAATGGATAAAAAAATCAGTCTTGATGATGTTATTCAGCCTGTATCATTGGCCGAAAACGTAAGTGTTATTGGTTGTGGTGAGATTCCTGCGTATCCGGCAGAGGTAATGGAGAGCCCAAGGGTAGAAGAACTGGTTAAGAGTTTAAAAGAACGTTTTGATTATGTAATTATCGATACATCTCCAGTAGGGCAGGTAGCGGATGCGTTCAGCTTGGCTCCATATGTTGATGTTAGTATTTATTTGGTAAGGTATAATTATACTAATAATTATCAATTATCAATTTTAAAAGATATTAGTGACGAAAATAAACTTAAAAATCTACTAGTGGTTTTTAACGATGCTAAACGTGATAAAAATCAGAAATACAATTACAGTGGTTATGGCTATGCCATGGCAAATTAG
- a CDS encoding polysaccharide export outer membrane protein (product_source=KO:K01991; cath_funfam=3.10.560.10; cleavage_site_network=SignalP-noTM; cog=COG1596; ko=KO:K01991; pfam=PF02563,PF10531; superfamily=50974) yields the protein MKKLSFLSFLCIALFCGCGGARNLVYFSDLANETNAKKIDNESIKIQQKDVLRISVTSQSQESNVLFATNTGGNVSTSEFAKPVGHSVNNNGEVNFPVLGNVKLEGLTIAEAQDMLASKLVRYVKTPIVDVQIINFKITVIGEVNRPSSFTISGDGINLLEALGMAGDMTVYGKRNNVLVIREENGNRIMKRLNLNSREVMNSPFFTLKQNDIVYVEPDKSKSIEYSSSTRTMPIVIASLSAVALLISSVLNR from the coding sequence ATGAAAAAACTATCTTTTTTATCCTTCTTATGCATAGCGCTTTTTTGCGGATGTGGAGGTGCAAGAAACTTGGTTTACTTTAGCGATTTAGCTAATGAAACTAACGCAAAAAAAATTGATAATGAATCTATAAAAATTCAACAAAAGGATGTACTCCGAATTAGCGTCACTAGCCAAAGTCAGGAGTCCAATGTCCTATTTGCAACCAATACTGGAGGCAACGTTTCTACTAGTGAATTTGCTAAACCAGTTGGGCATAGTGTAAACAATAATGGTGAGGTTAATTTTCCAGTATTAGGAAATGTTAAACTTGAAGGATTAACAATTGCGGAGGCACAAGATATGCTGGCATCGAAACTGGTGCGATATGTAAAAACTCCAATTGTTGATGTTCAGATCATAAATTTCAAAATTACAGTAATTGGAGAAGTAAACCGGCCATCTAGTTTCACTATATCCGGAGATGGCATAAACTTGCTGGAAGCGCTTGGAATGGCGGGAGATATGACAGTTTATGGCAAACGCAATAATGTTTTAGTAATAAGAGAGGAAAACGGCAATCGAATTATGAAGAGGTTGAACCTCAATAGCCGGGAGGTAATGAATTCACCATTTTTCACCTTAAAGCAGAACGATATTGTTTATGTGGAACCAGATAAATCGAAAAGTATAGAGTACAGTTCAAGTACCCGTACAATGCCAATTGTAATCGCGTCTTTATCAGCCGTAGCTTTATTAATCTCATCAGTTCTGAATAGATAA